A window of Pseudomonadota bacterium contains these coding sequences:
- a CDS encoding two pore domain potassium channel family protein codes for MPQSNSEGLARWRLKAQDPILTVLAIVFALESFLNPALQAASPAVADLFSNILVLLVVAAVFVLPLGFIAVGAVLAAFVVSAGLSLGLVHPSPAVAAHLHAASYFVFMGVLIFLVGKAVFASGRITYHRVLGAVVLYLAIGTIFVGAYELVTSLDPGAFAGIPPESDPRAVGASLTYFSYVTLTSTGFGDIAPVHPAARSLVNLEAVIGQVFPATIFARIVTLQLAPGPGQDRS; via the coding sequence ATGCCCCAGAGCAACAGCGAGGGCCTCGCCCGCTGGCGGCTCAAGGCGCAGGATCCGATCCTGACGGTCCTCGCCATCGTGTTTGCGCTCGAGTCGTTTCTGAATCCGGCCCTCCAGGCCGCCAGCCCCGCGGTGGCGGATCTCTTCAGCAACATCCTGGTGCTGTTGGTGGTGGCCGCCGTGTTCGTGCTGCCGCTGGGCTTTATCGCGGTCGGTGCCGTGCTGGCGGCGTTCGTCGTCAGCGCCGGCCTTTCCTTGGGCCTGGTTCACCCCTCTCCCGCCGTTGCGGCACATCTGCACGCCGCCTCATACTTCGTTTTCATGGGCGTGCTGATCTTCCTCGTCGGCAAGGCCGTGTTCGCCAGCGGTCGCATCACCTATCATCGCGTGCTCGGCGCCGTCGTGCTCTATCTGGCGATCGGCACGATCTTCGTCGGTGCCTACGAGCTCGTCACTTCGCTGGATCCGGGTGCCTTCGCCGGCATTCCCCCAGAGAGCGACCCGCGCGCGGTTGGTGCCAGCCTCACCTATTTCAGCTATGTGACGCTCACCTCGACCGGCTTCGGCGACATCGCGCCGGTGCATCCGGCCGCCCGCAGCCTGGTCAATCTGGAAGCCGTCATCGGCCAGGTGTTTCCGGCGACGATCTTCGCCAGGATCGTCACTCTGCAGCTCGCGCCGGGGCCTGGCCAGGATCGATCGTGA
- a CDS encoding cupin domain-containing protein, with amino-acid sequence MPKPRTKLSLPALDPSSIVPRRGSGYPKPYRDPCMARAKRTLGDAVGLQAFGVNLVELEPGAWSSQRHWHTREDEFVYVLEGELTLVSEAGKQVLKPGMAAGFPAGKADGHHFINRGRKTAVYLEVGNREAGDACHYSDVDLHLPPAKVSSHFTRKNGKKY; translated from the coding sequence ATGCCCAAGCCCCGCACTAAGCTCAGCCTGCCCGCTCTCGACCCGAGCTCGATTGTCCCGCGCCGGGGCTCGGGCTATCCCAAGCCCTACCGCGATCCCTGCATGGCCCGCGCGAAGCGGACGCTGGGCGATGCCGTGGGCTTGCAGGCCTTCGGCGTCAACTTGGTCGAGCTCGAGCCCGGCGCCTGGTCCTCCCAGCGCCATTGGCACACCCGCGAGGACGAGTTCGTTTATGTGCTGGAGGGCGAGCTCACCTTGGTGAGCGAGGCCGGCAAGCAGGTGCTCAAACCCGGCATGGCGGCGGGCTTCCCCGCCGGCAAGGCGGACGGTCACCATTTCATCAATCGCGGCCGCAAGACCGCGGTCTACCTCGAGGTCGGCAACCGCGAGGCGGGCGATGCCTGCCACTATTCCGATGTCGACCTGCACCTGCCGCCAGCCAAGGTCAGCAGCCACTTCACCCGCAAGAACGGCAAGAAGTACTGA